In Mauremys reevesii isolate NIE-2019 unplaced genomic scaffold, ASM1616193v1 Contig94, whole genome shotgun sequence, a single genomic region encodes these proteins:
- the LOC120395101 gene encoding serine protease 27-like, whose translation MGRLRSPLALALLALTLLQGAQGSWNQTGCGQPRVSGRIVGGGDAARGRWPWQVSIQYNRQHFCGGSLISAQWVVSAAHCFQFSFPQSAYRVTLGEHQLSNPSPSRVSSPVRQILVHPDYNRGTRSADIALVQLTEPVRYTDEILPICLPGPSHSFPGNHTCWVTGWGTTAFSVSLPPPKTLQEVQVQLIDTAACNALYNIDPAPNIGRDPVKPDMICAGYAEGQRDSCQGDSGGPLACDHNGTWFLMGVVSWGDGCGQPNRPGVYVRTVAYGEWIWGHVVSGGQATSMENSTSGVNDARSSFSTYTLLFTTLLMSL comes from the exons ATGGGGCGTCTCCGCTCCCCACTGGCTCTAGCACTGCTGGCGCTGACCCTGctgcagg GTGCTCAGGGGAGCTGGAATCAGACAG GGTGCGGCCAGCCCAGAGTCTCCGGCCGAAttgttgggggaggggacgcCGCAAGGGGCCGGTGGCCGTGGCAGGTCAGCATCCAGTACAATAGACAGCACTTCTGTGGTGGGTCCCTCATCTCAGCCCAGTGGGTTGTGTCAGCAGCTCATTGCTTCCAATT ctctttcccccagtcTGCCTATCGTGTGACCCTCGGGGAGCACCAGCTGTCCaacccctccccgagccgggTCTCATCCCCTGTGCGCCAGATCCTCGTCCACCCCGATTACAACAGGGGGACCCGTTCAGCCGACATTGCCCTAGTGCAGCTCACGGAGCCAGTGCGATACACCGACGAAATCCTCCCCATCTGCTTGCCAGGcccctcccactccttccctggcAACCACACGTGCTGGGTCACCGGCTGGGGGACTACAGCCTTTTCGG TCTCTCTCCCGCCCCCCAAGACGCTGCAGGAGGTTCAGGTCCAGCTGATCGACACTGCAGCCTGCAATGCCCTCTACAACATTGACCCGGCCCCGAACATCGGCAGGGACCCCGTCAAACCCGACATGATCTGTGCCGGCTACGCCGAAGGGCAGAGGGACTCCTGCCAG GGTGACTCTGGGGGGCCGCTGGCCTGTGACCACAATGGGACCTGGTTCCTGATGGGGGTTGTGAGTTGGGGGGACGGCTGTGGCCAGCCCAATCGTCCCGGTGTCTATGTCCGGACAGTGGCCTACGGCGAATGGATATGGGGGCACGTGGTGTCCGGGGGCCAAGCCACATCCATGGAGAACAGCACCTCTGGAGTAAATGACGCCAGATCCTCCTTCAGCACCTACACGCTTCTCTTCACCACTCTCCTGATGTCACTGTGA
- the LOC120395105 gene encoding serine protease 27-like translates to MAGLCSQLAALLLLLVLLPSPVHGAEESQDQPVFSRIIGGHDAKKGRWPWQVSVQKYDGDKDEYDHICGGSLISAQWVVSAAHCFDRNLNESSYCVNLGEHQLPNASRTCISSPVRRFISHPDYNQSMHFADIALVQLMEPVNFTDTIRPVSLLGPSTQFPAGEKCWVMGWGNTGPENKDALQPPRTLQEVEVPLVDVSTCREQFGKQSHWIKDDMLCAGARCDPNGPCKFDSGGPLVCQRNGSFVLTGIVSWGIDCSPLLPKVYVQVPFYVNWIQNVTGGAGLSIVSPAVLSAGTASTTPPGPCSNGLVCSCLALALAAPLLAGLLLLAL, encoded by the exons ATGGcaggactctgctcccagctggccgcgctgctcctgctgctggtgctgctgccgtCCCCAGTGCATG GTGCTGAGGAGAGTCAAGACCAGCCAG TGTTCAGCCGTATCATAGGGGGGCACGATGCCAAGAAGGGTCGATGGCCCTGGCAGGTCAGTGTGCAGAAATATGATGGTGATAAAGATGAATACGACCACATCTGTGGAGGATCCCTCATCTCAGCCCAGTGGGTGGTGTCAGCCGCTCACTGCTTCGATCG caatCTCAATGAATCTAGTTATTGCGTGAACCTGGGGGAGCACCAGCTCCCCAACGCCTCCCGCACCTGCATCTCGTCCCCCGTGCGTCGCTTCATCAGCCACCCCGACTACAACCAGAGCATGCACTTCGCCGACATTGCCCTGGTGCAGCTGATGGAACCTGTCAACTTCACGGACACCATCCGCCCCGTCTCCCTGCTGGGCCCCTCCACCCAGTTCCCAGCCGGGGAAAAGTGCTGGGTCATGGGCTGGGGGAATACCGGGCCAGAGAATAAAg ATGCACTTCAGCCGCCCCGGactctccaggaggtggaggtTCCTCTCGTCGATGTGTCGACCTgcagagaacagtttgggaaACAGAGCCACTGGATCAAAGATGACATGCTGTGCGCTGGGGCCAGGTGTGACCCTAATGGCCCCTGCAAG tttgACTCTGGGGGGCCTCTGGTCTGTCAAAGGAACGGCAGCTTCGTCCTGACTGGGATCGTCAGCTGGGGCATAGACTGCTCACCCCTACTCCCCAAGGTGTACGTCCAGGTTCCATTCTATGTCAACTGGATCCAGAATGTCACGGGTGGCGCTGGCCTCTCCATCGTCTCTCCTGCCGTACTCAGTGCCGGTACCGCCAGTACCACCCCACCGGGGCCCTGCAGCAACGGCTTAGTCTGCTCATGCCTAGCGCTGGCTCTGGCTGCACCGCTCCTtgctgggctcctgctgctggccctgtga